In the genome of Fulvivirga maritima, one region contains:
- a CDS encoding winged helix-turn-helix domain-containing protein yields the protein MKEIRFRCWINIDEEKYFGPGPLKLLQLIDELGSLSKAAKTMGMSYKKAWDIINTLNSKSSEPIVVLQKGGAKGGGAEITEKGKKIMKSYTELNNKIEELISHENQILDLL from the coding sequence ATGAAAGAAATTCGATTTCGTTGCTGGATCAATATTGACGAAGAAAAGTATTTTGGTCCCGGACCATTAAAGCTTCTACAACTCATAGATGAATTAGGTTCCCTTTCTAAAGCCGCCAAAACTATGGGCATGTCCTATAAAAAGGCCTGGGACATCATAAACACGCTAAACAGTAAATCCAGTGAGCCCATAGTAGTATTACAAAAAGGAGGAGCCAAAGGTGGCGGTGCCGAGATCACTGAAAAAGGTAAAAAAATAATGAAAAGCTATACTGAGCTTAATAATAAAATAGAAGAACTTATCTCTCATGAAAATCAAATACTGGATCTTCTATAA
- a CDS encoding cyclophilin-like fold protein, which produces MSETSIILKVGDTKINAVFNDSTTAKDLLNKLPYTVTLHRYEFDYCGVIQEPLAYDESDKHNGWVNGDICLAGAYFTILYSGEEQSASHTGLIRIGKVTDDLNKVKALSDEIELTVDVAQ; this is translated from the coding sequence ATGTCAGAAACATCAATCATATTAAAAGTGGGAGATACTAAAATTAATGCAGTATTTAATGATTCTACTACTGCAAAAGATCTTCTTAATAAATTGCCATATACCGTAACCTTACATCGTTATGAATTTGATTACTGCGGAGTGATTCAGGAGCCATTAGCTTATGACGAGAGTGATAAACATAATGGATGGGTAAATGGAGATATCTGCTTGGCGGGAGCTTATTTTACTATATTATATTCAGGCGAGGAGCAGTCGGCTTCACATACTGGTCTTATTAGAATAGGCAAGGTTACTGATGATTTAAATAAAGTAAAAGCTTTGTCTGATGAAATAGAATTAACAGTGGATGTGGCTCAATAA
- a CDS encoding xanthine dehydrogenase family protein molybdopterin-binding subunit, with protein sequence MAILKTKVGRRSFLKTSALAGGGLMISFSWLASCKSGKDEKKVLEMPDEWFELNGYLKIGNNGVVTIMSPNPEIGQNVKTSMPMIVAEELDVDWETVIVEQAPLNTDLFTRQLAGGSQSIRQGWNSLRMAGATARDVLRQAAAKKWNVPKEEVTTSKSVLEHKGKKLGYGEVAAEAASMTVPEEVELKNLGDFTIVGTPKGNVDGKKIVTGKPLYGIDIQKEGMLYAMMEHPPAFGMKLKSFDATEAKAMPGIKDVFSIKSYQDDYQRQWSDVSAFSEFVVVVGNSTWEVLSAKKKLKVEWEKESEAESTADHLAKLDNIPDSVVNVARKDGDPEKVFKNAAKVIERTYTAPFLSHNTMEPMNFFAHVTADKAEFIGPIQTPEFMEKSASARLGLPLEKIDIQMTRMGGGFGRRLYGHFLIEAGVISQKMNAPVKLVYTREDDMTFGTYRPAYRADYKAALDENNNLIAFHVKAGGIPESPLFANRFPAGAVDNYLAESWVLESNISVGAFRAPRSNFIAGVEQAFIDEVAEAAGKDPIDFRLELMEKAKNSPVGKDNDYDAERYAGVLRLVREKSKWGTEEKGVHRGVSAYFCHNSYVANVVDLEMKNNEPVIKKVYCAVDCGIVVNPIAATNLVEGGTIDGIGHAMYSAMTFKDGKPDQKNFDTYRLIRHSEAPKDVEVHFVKSDIDPTGLGEPPFPPVIGALANALYKANGKRTYSQPFLAKSFQLG encoded by the coding sequence ATGGCCATTTTAAAGACAAAAGTAGGAAGAAGATCCTTTTTAAAGACTTCTGCGCTTGCAGGTGGCGGTTTGATGATCAGCTTTAGCTGGTTGGCCTCATGTAAGTCAGGAAAGGATGAGAAAAAAGTATTAGAGATGCCTGATGAGTGGTTTGAGCTTAACGGATATTTGAAAATAGGTAATAATGGAGTGGTTACTATCATGTCGCCCAATCCGGAGATAGGTCAGAATGTGAAGACTTCTATGCCTATGATCGTGGCTGAGGAGCTTGATGTAGACTGGGAAACGGTAATAGTGGAGCAAGCTCCTTTAAATACTGATCTTTTCACCAGGCAATTAGCCGGAGGTAGTCAGTCTATCCGCCAGGGATGGAACAGCTTGCGCATGGCAGGAGCTACAGCCAGAGATGTATTAAGACAGGCCGCTGCTAAAAAGTGGAATGTTCCTAAAGAGGAAGTCACAACCAGTAAAAGTGTGCTGGAACATAAAGGTAAGAAGCTGGGCTACGGAGAAGTGGCTGCTGAAGCTGCTTCTATGACGGTGCCGGAAGAGGTAGAACTTAAAAATCTCGGAGATTTTACGATTGTAGGTACGCCTAAAGGAAATGTAGACGGCAAGAAGATAGTAACAGGTAAGCCTTTGTATGGAATAGATATTCAGAAAGAAGGAATGCTCTATGCTATGATGGAGCACCCGCCAGCCTTTGGAATGAAACTCAAGTCTTTTGATGCTACTGAGGCTAAAGCTATGCCTGGTATTAAAGATGTGTTTTCAATAAAATCATATCAGGATGACTATCAGCGGCAGTGGTCTGATGTGTCAGCATTTTCTGAGTTTGTAGTGGTGGTAGGTAATTCTACCTGGGAAGTGCTGAGCGCTAAGAAGAAGCTAAAAGTAGAGTGGGAAAAAGAGAGTGAAGCAGAAAGCACTGCCGATCACCTGGCCAAGTTAGACAACATACCTGACAGTGTAGTAAATGTTGCTCGTAAAGACGGTGACCCTGAAAAGGTATTTAAAAATGCCGCTAAAGTGATAGAAAGAACCTATACGGCGCCTTTCTTATCTCACAATACCATGGAGCCTATGAACTTCTTCGCCCATGTTACTGCTGATAAGGCTGAGTTTATAGGGCCTATCCAGACACCTGAATTTATGGAGAAAAGTGCTTCTGCGCGTTTAGGATTGCCTTTAGAGAAAATTGATATTCAAATGACTCGTATGGGAGGTGGTTTTGGTCGCAGATTATACGGTCACTTTTTGATAGAAGCTGGAGTAATTTCGCAGAAAATGAATGCACCGGTGAAGCTGGTATATACTCGTGAAGACGATATGACTTTTGGTACTTATCGTCCTGCCTATAGAGCGGATTATAAAGCGGCATTAGATGAAAACAATAACCTGATAGCCTTCCATGTGAAAGCCGGAGGTATACCAGAGAGTCCTTTGTTTGCTAATCGTTTTCCTGCCGGAGCAGTAGATAATTATTTGGCAGAATCCTGGGTGCTGGAATCTAACATATCAGTAGGAGCATTTAGGGCGCCTCGTTCTAATTTCATTGCTGGTGTAGAGCAAGCCTTTATTGATGAGGTGGCCGAAGCAGCAGGAAAAGATCCTATCGATTTCCGATTAGAGCTTATGGAGAAGGCTAAGAATAGTCCTGTAGGTAAAGATAATGATTATGATGCCGAGCGCTATGCCGGAGTGCTTCGCTTAGTGCGCGAAAAGTCTAAGTGGGGAACAGAAGAGAAAGGAGTTCACAGAGGAGTATCTGCTTATTTCTGTCATAACAGTTATGTGGCTAACGTGGTAGACCTGGAGATGAAGAATAATGAGCCTGTGATTAAGAAGGTGTATTGTGCGGTAGACTGCGGTATTGTAGTGAACCCTATAGCAGCTACTAACCTGGTAGAAGGGGGTACAATAGATGGTATTGGTCATGCTATGTATAGTGCCATGACTTTTAAAGATGGTAAACCTGATCAGAAAAACTTTGATACTTACCGTCTTATTCGTCACTCTGAAGCACCAAAAGATGTTGAAGTACATTTTGTGAAGAGCGATATTGATCCTACCGGGTTGGGAGAACCACCATTCCCTCCGGTAATTGGTGCTTTGGCTAATGCTTTATATAAAGCGAATGGCAAGCGCACCTACAGTCAGCCTTTCTTGGCTAAGTCCTTTCAGCTTGGTTAA
- a CDS encoding multidrug effflux MFS transporter, producing MTVINKENNANLGNLVWSILAALMAFTSLSTDIYLPAMPVMQEDLQGDVELTVTGFLIGFAIAQIIWGPISDRYGRKLPLTIGLVIFILGSIGCAFSETIVQIVVFRVFQAFGACVGPMLSRAMVRDTLERSKAAEMLSTLMILMALAPIIGPLLGGQILKFSTWHSIFWLLAVIGVIMLFSLFKLPETLPEERRENASLWDAFKKYNFLIRNRRFMTYTLCVTFFYVGVYAFVAGSPLVYIKHFNVDPENYGWLFAVNVVGIATLSFINRLLVRRYSLDSLLKESTTIAMVAGITLATLVKLDIGGIYGVMVPVFFFFSMNGVVAACCTAAALDKVPEIAGAASALLGSLQYGSGILSTVLLAVFSDGEGEPWTMCWIIGLFATAAAFTMYLRKREAH from the coding sequence ATGACAGTAATCAATAAAGAAAATAATGCCAATCTGGGTAATCTAGTGTGGAGTATTTTGGCCGCACTGATGGCTTTTACCTCTTTATCTACCGATATATATTTGCCAGCTATGCCTGTAATGCAGGAAGACTTGCAGGGAGATGTAGAGCTTACTGTTACCGGCTTTCTTATTGGTTTTGCAATCGCTCAAATTATCTGGGGACCTATTAGCGATCGTTATGGAAGAAAGCTGCCTTTAACCATAGGGCTGGTCATTTTTATTTTGGGTTCTATTGGCTGTGCTTTTTCAGAAACTATCGTTCAAATAGTGGTCTTTCGTGTATTTCAGGCCTTTGGAGCTTGTGTTGGGCCTATGCTATCACGAGCAATGGTGAGGGATACCTTGGAGCGCTCTAAAGCGGCAGAAATGTTATCTACCTTGATGATTCTCATGGCTTTGGCGCCTATAATAGGGCCATTGTTAGGAGGTCAAATTCTTAAGTTCAGTACCTGGCATAGCATATTTTGGTTATTGGCAGTAATAGGGGTGATCATGCTTTTTTCTTTGTTTAAGCTGCCAGAAACACTGCCTGAAGAGAGGAGGGAGAATGCATCTCTTTGGGACGCTTTTAAAAAATATAATTTCCTTATCCGCAACAGGCGGTTTATGACCTATACGCTTTGTGTTACCTTCTTTTATGTGGGTGTTTATGCTTTTGTGGCTGGTTCTCCTTTGGTCTACATCAAGCATTTTAATGTAGACCCTGAAAATTATGGATGGCTATTCGCTGTGAATGTGGTGGGCATAGCTACCTTGAGTTTTATTAACAGGCTTTTGGTGAGAAGGTACAGTCTGGATAGCCTTCTAAAGGAGTCAACCACTATAGCTATGGTCGCCGGGATTACTCTGGCCACATTAGTGAAGCTTGACATTGGAGGTATTTATGGGGTGATGGTGCCTGTGTTTTTCTTCTTTTCTATGAATGGGGTAGTGGCGGCTTGTTGTACAGCTGCAGCTTTAGATAAAGTGCCTGAGATAGCTGGCGCGGCTTCTGCGCTCTTAGGTTCATTACAATACGGAAGTGGCATTTTATCTACTGTGCTGCTGGCAGTTTTTAGTGATGGTGAAGGGGAGCCCTGGACTATGTGTTGGATAATAGGCCTGTTTGCTACGGCCGCCGCGTTTACCATGTATTTAAGAAAGAGAGAAGCTCATTAG
- a CDS encoding molybdopterin-dependent oxidoreductase, translated as MKAAWLCIIIAAFSYSCQSQPSPTFTLTNGDNTIEVSLEDLESLPQVDKQLTGHDKKAHAYHGVLLKDVLELIDVNFEKSNIKGNLTKYILVDALDGYKVIYSVTEVDPQFKDEAVFIAYQADNKSLPEHVGPFQMIVPGEKKHARWIREIKSINVKDIPLANN; from the coding sequence ATGAAAGCAGCCTGGCTATGTATTATTATAGCAGCATTTAGTTATTCGTGCCAATCACAACCCTCACCCACTTTCACCCTTACCAATGGAGATAATACCATAGAAGTAAGTCTGGAAGATTTAGAATCACTTCCGCAAGTAGATAAGCAACTTACCGGGCACGACAAAAAAGCACACGCATACCACGGCGTTCTTCTTAAAGATGTTTTAGAGCTAATAGATGTAAATTTTGAAAAGAGTAACATCAAAGGAAACCTCACTAAATACATACTGGTAGATGCCCTTGATGGCTACAAAGTGATTTATAGCGTTACCGAGGTAGATCCTCAATTTAAAGACGAAGCCGTTTTTATAGCCTATCAGGCAGATAACAAAAGCCTTCCTGAGCATGTTGGTCCATTTCAAATGATAGTACCCGGTGAAAAAAAACATGCCCGTTGGATAAGAGAGATTAAATCTATCAATGTAAAAGATATTCCTTTAGCGAATAACTAA
- a CDS encoding (2Fe-2S)-binding protein, with protein sequence MAVFKLKINGKSREVDVDPFTPLLWVLRDHLGLVGTKFGCGIAQCGACTVHVDGNAVRSCQMPVQLIGEGEVTTIEGLSEEGDHPVQKAWLEQDVPQCGYCQAGQIMSATALLKQNPNPTDEEIETAMSGNICRCGTYTRIKRAIKSASQNQNA encoded by the coding sequence ATGGCAGTATTTAAATTAAAAATCAATGGCAAAAGCCGCGAGGTGGATGTCGATCCTTTTACCCCATTACTTTGGGTGCTTCGTGATCATCTGGGGCTTGTAGGAACCAAATTTGGTTGCGGTATAGCTCAGTGTGGAGCGTGTACAGTTCATGTAGATGGTAATGCCGTACGCTCATGTCAGATGCCGGTACAATTAATTGGTGAAGGAGAAGTGACTACTATTGAAGGTCTTAGTGAAGAAGGAGATCATCCTGTACAGAAAGCATGGCTTGAGCAGGATGTGCCACAGTGCGGCTACTGTCAGGCAGGGCAAATTATGTCTGCCACTGCACTACTGAAGCAGAATCCTAATCCTACAGATGAAGAAATAGAGACTGCTATGAGTGGTAATATATGCCGATGCGGTACCTATACTCGTATTAAAAGAGCAATCAAATCAGCTTCACAAAACCAAAACGCTTAA
- a CDS encoding PQQ-dependent sugar dehydrogenase: MKNQSIVSLVGMLMLGCLSFACSSDDEATPPTENPGTPTDSLLAPVETLPPNTDYEPAFEGQTRINGVATETEYQVTEFATGLSNPWGMTNLPDGRILLTEKGGTMRIISTSGQVSNAITGLPSVNSSGQGGLLDVAIDPDFTTNRLVYWTFSLNGQGGTATAVGKGRLADDEETIENAEVIYTAIPFFNSTLHYGGRLAWDGDGNLFVSTGERSDLASRPEAQELDAALGKVLRITTDGDPVADNPFVGQQGILPEIYSYGHRNPQGLAIHPTTGDLWEVEMGPRGGDEVNLISAGDDYGWPTISYGIEYSGGPIGEGITQQEGMEQPEYYWDPVVSPSGVTFYTGSLISEWTNNLFLAGLSGQHVVRLVIEDNAVVGEERLLEDEGHRFRDVLEGVDGALYAVTDEENATLYRIGL, from the coding sequence ATGAAAAATCAATCAATTGTTTCATTGGTGGGAATGTTAATGCTAGGCTGTCTCAGTTTTGCATGTAGTTCAGATGATGAGGCTACCCCGCCAACAGAAAATCCCGGTACTCCTACAGATAGTTTGCTAGCTCCAGTAGAGACATTGCCACCTAATACCGATTATGAACCGGCTTTTGAGGGGCAAACCAGAATTAATGGTGTGGCTACAGAAACCGAGTATCAGGTGACAGAATTTGCTACCGGTCTTTCGAACCCTTGGGGGATGACCAATTTACCTGATGGTAGAATTCTGTTAACTGAAAAAGGAGGTACCATGCGTATTATTTCTACTTCAGGCCAGGTGAGTAATGCTATTACAGGGTTGCCATCTGTTAACAGTTCAGGTCAGGGTGGTTTGCTAGATGTAGCTATAGATCCTGATTTTACAACCAACCGTCTGGTGTATTGGACCTTTTCGCTAAATGGGCAAGGAGGAACCGCCACCGCAGTGGGTAAAGGAAGACTTGCAGATGATGAAGAGACCATTGAGAATGCTGAGGTCATTTATACGGCTATTCCGTTCTTCAATAGTACTTTGCACTATGGAGGTCGCTTAGCGTGGGATGGTGATGGAAATTTATTTGTAAGTACAGGTGAGCGTTCTGATTTGGCTTCCAGACCAGAGGCTCAGGAGCTGGATGCTGCTTTAGGTAAAGTACTTCGCATCACAACTGATGGAGATCCTGTAGCTGATAACCCTTTTGTGGGGCAGCAAGGAATACTGCCAGAGATTTATTCTTACGGTCATAGAAATCCACAAGGTCTGGCTATTCACCCTACAACTGGTGATTTGTGGGAGGTTGAAATGGGCCCAAGAGGGGGTGATGAGGTGAACCTGATCAGTGCAGGTGACGATTATGGCTGGCCTACCATTTCATATGGTATAGAGTATTCTGGTGGCCCTATCGGTGAAGGTATAACACAGCAAGAAGGAATGGAGCAGCCAGAGTATTATTGGGATCCTGTGGTATCTCCCAGTGGCGTTACTTTCTATACCGGAAGTTTAATATCAGAATGGACTAATAACCTGTTTTTGGCAGGCCTTAGTGGTCAGCATGTGGTTAGGCTTGTGATAGAAGATAATGCTGTGGTAGGTGAGGAGCGCTTGCTGGAAGATGAAGGACATCGATTTAGAGATGTGCTTGAAGGGGTAGATGGAGCGCTATACGCTGTAACTGATGAGGAAAATGCTACTCTTTATAGAATAGGCCTATAA
- a CDS encoding oxidoreductase — MSKKWTHADIPDQTGKVIIITGATSGLGKEASKVLAEKGATVIMAVRNTEKGEKVIQEITKEHPKAKLEVKKLDLGSLKSIESFAKEFLQQYDQLNILINNAGVMMCPYAKTEDGFEIQMGTNHLGHFALTRKLMAALIQTKDSRVVATSSIGHRMGDIDFDDINWEKRKYDTNKAYGDSKLANLYFTYEGARKFSSNPNAPKMVAAHPGVTATDLDRHSKLLQFFNKFMAQGVEKGTLPTLRAATDPTAKSGDYFGPGGLFEARGYPKKVDSNALSKDIEKAQKLWKVSEQMTGVSF, encoded by the coding sequence ATGAGTAAAAAATGGACACATGCCGATATTCCTGATCAAACAGGAAAGGTGATAATAATTACAGGAGCTACCAGCGGATTAGGTAAGGAGGCCAGCAAAGTATTGGCAGAAAAAGGTGCTACCGTAATTATGGCTGTAAGAAATACGGAAAAAGGAGAAAAAGTAATACAAGAGATCACAAAAGAACACCCAAAAGCTAAGCTAGAAGTTAAAAAGCTCGATTTAGGCAGCTTAAAATCCATTGAAAGCTTTGCTAAAGAATTTCTACAGCAATATGATCAATTAAATATATTGATCAATAATGCAGGAGTTATGATGTGCCCTTACGCAAAAACGGAAGATGGATTTGAAATTCAAATGGGCACTAATCACTTAGGACACTTTGCTCTTACCCGCAAATTGATGGCTGCGTTAATACAAACCAAAGATTCAAGGGTGGTGGCCACCTCTAGCATTGGGCACCGCATGGGAGATATTGATTTTGATGACATCAATTGGGAAAAAAGGAAATATGACACCAACAAAGCGTATGGTGACAGCAAATTAGCCAACTTATACTTTACCTATGAAGGCGCCAGGAAATTTAGCAGCAACCCTAATGCTCCTAAAATGGTAGCCGCTCACCCAGGAGTAACCGCCACTGACCTAGACAGACATAGCAAGCTTTTACAGTTTTTCAACAAGTTTATGGCACAAGGTGTAGAAAAGGGAACTTTACCCACTCTCAGGGCAGCTACTGACCCTACGGCAAAATCTGGCGACTACTTCGGCCCTGGCGGGTTGTTTGAAGCCAGAGGATATCCAAAAAAAGTGGACTCTAATGCGCTTTCTAAAGATATAGAAAAAGCACAAAAGCTATGGAAAGTATCAGAGCAAATGACTGGAGTGAGTTTTTAA
- a CDS encoding winged helix-turn-helix transcriptional regulator, whose translation MKYIGGKWKAVILIQLIKKKRYSELRKLLPMVTERTISLQLKELEADGLVERKVYTNKPPLKVEYSLTDFGKTLIPLLEGMAKWGMETAEKNERVTVVKDDK comes from the coding sequence ATGAAGTACATAGGCGGAAAATGGAAAGCGGTAATTTTGATTCAATTAATTAAAAAAAAGCGATATAGCGAGTTAAGAAAGCTACTCCCCATGGTTACGGAGCGCACTATTAGCCTACAACTAAAAGAATTGGAAGCTGATGGTTTGGTAGAAAGAAAAGTATACACCAACAAACCTCCTCTTAAGGTGGAATATTCATTAACTGATTTTGGAAAAACTCTCATACCATTATTAGAAGGTATGGCCAAATGGGGAATGGAAACCGCTGAAAAAAATGAAAGAGTTACAGTGGTTAAAGATGATAAGTAA
- a CDS encoding IS4 family transposase has translation MSKNTYFYGQPIFSQLLSLIDKSVLNQIISKYQSDRYYKKLNTWHHLVSMLYCCFSGASALRELTTGLLACQNKLIHLGIQFIPRRSTLSDSNKKRSSIVFADIYMKLFKKYRHLLPDSRLRMEVLNKLYIVDSTIISLFKDILKVAGRPRKDGKSKGGIKAHVMIHAAELMPCLVRLTKGSQHDHTFLKQLQLPEGSYVVMDKGYIDYRQYAQWSHQGIFYITRMKENARYQSIDELELPEDKDFCVLKDEKVVISFKTDGQVQELQNRRIAYYDDLNNKLLVFMTNNMELEAATIAAIYKYRWQIELLFKKLKQNFPLKYFLGDNQNAIEIQIWSALICLLLMEVVRKQIKKRWAFSNMVSLVRFHLMAYVHLTRFLNNPDLELQKTIYKTNQYPLFSP, from the coding sequence ATGAGTAAAAATACATATTTCTACGGACAGCCAATCTTTTCTCAACTATTATCGCTGATAGATAAATCGGTGTTAAATCAAATAATATCAAAATACCAATCTGACAGATATTACAAGAAATTGAATACTTGGCATCACCTAGTAAGCATGTTATACTGCTGTTTCAGTGGGGCAAGTGCTCTCAGAGAGCTTACTACGGGGCTTTTGGCCTGCCAAAACAAGCTGATCCATTTAGGTATTCAATTTATACCCAGACGTTCCACTTTATCAGATAGCAACAAAAAACGCAGTAGTATAGTCTTTGCAGACATTTACATGAAATTGTTTAAAAAGTATCGGCACCTTTTGCCGGACAGCCGCTTGAGAATGGAAGTTCTCAATAAACTTTATATTGTTGATTCAACGATTATTAGTCTGTTTAAAGATATTCTCAAGGTAGCAGGACGCCCTAGAAAAGATGGCAAAAGCAAGGGAGGCATTAAAGCTCATGTAATGATTCATGCGGCAGAATTAATGCCATGTTTAGTACGGTTGACCAAGGGAAGTCAGCATGATCATACATTTTTAAAGCAATTACAACTCCCAGAAGGATCCTATGTGGTGATGGATAAAGGGTATATCGATTATAGACAATACGCACAATGGAGTCATCAAGGGATATTTTACATTACTAGAATGAAGGAAAATGCCAGATATCAATCAATAGATGAGCTAGAACTGCCTGAAGATAAAGACTTTTGTGTACTTAAGGATGAAAAAGTTGTTATCAGTTTCAAGACTGATGGACAAGTGCAAGAGCTTCAAAATAGAAGAATAGCCTATTATGATGACCTCAATAATAAATTATTAGTGTTTATGACCAATAATATGGAGTTGGAAGCAGCCACAATAGCGGCCATTTATAAATACCGATGGCAGATAGAGCTTTTATTTAAAAAGCTGAAGCAGAACTTTCCTCTCAAATATTTTCTGGGGGACAACCAAAATGCTATTGAGATCCAAATTTGGAGTGCCCTGATCTGTCTATTATTGATGGAAGTAGTCCGAAAACAGATCAAAAAAAGATGGGCCTTCTCTAATATGGTCTCATTGGTAAGGTTTCACTTGATGGCCTATGTTCACCTTACCCGCTTTCTAAACAATCCAGACCTAGAACTTCAAAAAACAATATATAAAACCAATCAATACCCTTTATTTAGTCCATAG
- a CDS encoding alpha/beta hydrolase translates to MKKVTILAASVLLFLGQACTQKQEDNSSVSESKEKTETSENKEKMSEKEQYTFELSDKVTRKKVTFKNRYGITLTGDFYLPKNEEAGKLAALAISGPFGAVKEQASGFYANTMAERGFAVLAFDPSYTGESGGEPRFVASPDINTEDFSAAVDFLGIQDNVDREKIGIIGICGFGGFALNAVAVDKRVKAVATTSMYDMSRVNAKGYFDATTPEQRTQILEQLSEQRWKDAENGTPALAPNGLPDKIEGNEPEFVQGYFDYYKTDRGFHPRSINSNGSWTVTTPISLMNMPILTYIKEISPRPMLIIAGSEAHSRYFSEDAYKAAEEPKELMIIPGAVHTDLYDGGDKDYIPFDKLETFFTENLK, encoded by the coding sequence ATGAAAAAAGTAACCATTTTAGCAGCATCTGTTCTATTGTTTTTAGGACAGGCCTGCACGCAAAAGCAAGAAGATAACAGTAGTGTATCTGAAAGCAAGGAAAAGACAGAAACAAGTGAAAATAAGGAAAAGATGAGTGAAAAAGAACAATACACCTTTGAATTGAGTGACAAGGTTACTCGCAAAAAAGTAACTTTTAAAAATCGTTATGGCATTACGCTAACAGGAGATTTCTATTTACCTAAAAATGAGGAAGCTGGTAAGCTGGCAGCTTTGGCTATCAGTGGACCTTTCGGAGCGGTAAAAGAGCAGGCTTCTGGTTTTTATGCTAATACTATGGCTGAGCGCGGATTTGCTGTATTAGCTTTTGATCCTTCTTATACAGGTGAAAGTGGGGGTGAGCCTCGTTTTGTAGCTTCTCCTGATATTAATACAGAAGATTTTAGTGCAGCAGTTGATTTTCTTGGAATACAAGATAATGTAGATAGAGAGAAAATCGGAATCATTGGTATATGTGGTTTCGGTGGATTTGCTTTAAATGCTGTGGCTGTAGATAAAAGAGTGAAAGCAGTAGCTACCACTAGTATGTATGATATGTCACGGGTAAATGCAAAAGGATATTTTGATGCAACTACTCCTGAGCAACGTACACAAATATTAGAGCAATTAAGTGAGCAACGTTGGAAAGATGCTGAAAATGGAACACCAGCTTTAGCTCCTAATGGTCTGCCTGATAAAATTGAAGGAAATGAGCCTGAATTCGTTCAAGGGTACTTCGATTATTATAAAACAGACAGAGGTTTTCACCCGCGTTCTATTAACTCTAACGGTTCTTGGACAGTGACAACTCCTATTTCTTTAATGAACATGCCTATTTTGACTTACATTAAAGAAATCTCTCCCAGACCCATGTTGATCATAGCTGGTTCAGAGGCTCACTCTCGTTACTTCAGTGAAGATGCTTACAAAGCAGCGGAAGAGCCAAAGGAGCTGATGATTATCCCTGGAGCTGTTCATACTGACTTATATGATGGCGGAGATAAAGATTATATTCCTTTTGATAAATTAGAAACGTTCTTCACTGAAAATCTTAAATAA